The following are encoded together in the Ralstonia insidiosa genome:
- a CDS encoding SIR2 family NAD-dependent protein deacylase — MSVEPTAAPDAAALAQARAWIESADRIMVLTGAGVSAESGVATFRDALTGLWEKFKPEDMATEAAYRKHPRMVWDWYQERRERVLQAQPNPAHLAIAALAKRKTVTVVTQNVDGLHQRAGSEGVIELHGNLFVDKWLGGCGKCDVATAEPGRPPRCATCGAMLRPGVVWFGEQLPLVANYRAEEAANTCDVCLVVGTSGMVYPAAGLPGLAKDHGAKVIVVNPEPSALDGTADLVIHQPAGVCLPAMLG; from the coding sequence ATGTCTGTCGAACCGACGGCTGCGCCTGACGCGGCTGCGTTGGCGCAGGCACGTGCCTGGATTGAGTCTGCAGACCGCATCATGGTGCTGACCGGCGCGGGGGTGTCGGCGGAATCCGGCGTGGCCACGTTCCGTGATGCGCTCACGGGCTTGTGGGAGAAGTTCAAGCCCGAAGACATGGCGACCGAGGCTGCCTACCGCAAGCACCCGCGCATGGTGTGGGACTGGTACCAGGAGCGCCGCGAACGTGTGCTGCAGGCCCAGCCGAATCCTGCTCATCTGGCGATTGCCGCCTTGGCCAAGCGCAAGACAGTGACGGTCGTCACACAGAACGTCGACGGCCTGCATCAACGTGCCGGCAGCGAAGGCGTGATCGAGCTGCACGGCAACCTGTTCGTCGACAAATGGCTGGGCGGCTGCGGTAAATGTGATGTGGCGACGGCCGAGCCGGGCAGGCCGCCGCGTTGTGCGACATGCGGCGCGATGCTGCGTCCGGGCGTGGTGTGGTTTGGTGAACAGCTTCCGCTGGTGGCGAACTACCGCGCCGAAGAGGCGGCCAACACGTGTGACGTATGCCTGGTGGTGGGCACGTCCGGCATGGTGTATCCGGCGGCCGGATTGCCGGGTCTTGCGAAGGACCACGGCGCCAAGGTGATCGTCGTGAATCCGGAGCCGAGCGCGCTGGATGGAACGGCCGACCTGGTGATCCACCAGCCGGCGGGCGTGTGCTTGCCCGCCATGCTGGGGTAA
- the rlmB gene encoding 23S rRNA (guanosine(2251)-2'-O)-methyltransferase RlmB encodes MSKSKLLIGFHAVTARLRHGAKSIDEIYFEANRRDRRMQDFLKAAEAAGVRLIPADNERLRGIAGTDRHQGVVAKAESLSLALNLDELLDGIEGTPLLLVLDGVTDPHNLGACLRVADAAGAHAVIAPKDRSVGINTTVAKVASGAAETVPYITVTNLARTLRELQERGVWVIGTADEAEQDLYQADFKGPIAIVMGAEGEGMRRLTRETCDALVSIPMAGSVESLNVSVASGVCLFEAVRQRAAAPAKK; translated from the coding sequence ATGTCTAAATCCAAGCTCCTCATCGGCTTCCATGCCGTGACCGCCCGACTGCGCCACGGCGCAAAGTCGATCGACGAAATCTATTTCGAGGCCAACCGCCGCGACCGCCGCATGCAGGATTTCCTGAAGGCGGCGGAAGCTGCCGGCGTGCGCCTGATTCCGGCTGATAACGAACGTCTGCGCGGTATCGCTGGCACCGACCGCCATCAGGGTGTGGTTGCCAAGGCAGAGTCGTTGTCGCTGGCGCTCAATCTCGACGAACTGCTCGACGGTATTGAGGGCACGCCGCTGCTGCTCGTGCTCGATGGCGTGACCGATCCGCATAACCTAGGCGCTTGCCTGCGCGTGGCCGATGCAGCCGGCGCACATGCCGTGATCGCTCCCAAGGATCGCAGCGTCGGCATCAACACCACGGTGGCCAAGGTAGCCAGCGGCGCTGCCGAGACCGTTCCCTACATCACCGTGACCAACCTGGCGCGCACGCTGCGCGAGCTGCAGGAGCGCGGTGTGTGGGTGATCGGCACGGCGGATGAAGCTGAGCAGGATCTCTACCAAGCTGACTTCAAGGGCCCGATCGCCATCGTGATGGGCGCTGAAGGCGAGGGCATGCGCCGTCTCACGCGCGAGACGTGTGACGCGCTGGTCAGCATCCCCATGGCAGGTAGCGTGGAAAGCCTGAACGTGTCGGTGGCCAGCGGCGTTTGCCTGTTCGAGGCGGTGCGTCAACGCGCAGCCGCACCGGCCAAGAAGTGA
- the rnr gene encoding ribonuclease R, with protein sequence MNQPTYPIPSREEILGVLRTSGSPLSATDIAKTLSVTRKEHDGFIKRLTAMERDGQIELNRKGRYELAHQPNFIEGRVIGHRDGFGFFVRDDGEPDIFLPEREMQKAMHGDRALVRAVGYDRRGRSEGQIVEILQRANKRIIGRLLSESGTLVVAPEDKRLGRDILIAPKGQGKAKVGQVVSVEILEYPDRYVQPIGRVVEVLGEIDDPGMEIEIAVRKYGVPHEFSQPTQREAEALPDAVRDADLAGRIDLRDVPLVTIDGEDARDFDDAVYAEPVKIGRSKGWRLIVAIADVSHYVRPGHPLDADAIDRATSVYFPRRVIPMLPEKLSNGLCSLNPEVDRLCMVCDAVISAKGEIKAYQFYPAVMHSKARLTYNEVWSILSNVKGPEAAKRAPLVPHLQDLYELYQTLLKARRERGAIDFDTTETYIVCNAQGKIEQILPRTRNDAHRLIEECMLTANVCAAEMLEKYKHPALYRVHAGPTEEKLQALRAFLKTSGLTLGGGDKPQASDYAEVMEKIAARPDAPMLQTMLLRSMQQAVYSPDNIGHFGLAYPAYAHFTSPIRRYPDLLVHRSIKAILQRTRYVPALAPGVQLNSALSPKARRLQAEAEKGVPAAIVNKAKAEAIWHELGVHCSANERRADEASRDVEAWLKCYFMRDKLGNEFSGTVSAVTSFGIFVQLDELYVEGLVHVTELGSDYFQYDEARNELRGERTGIRYRLTDRVRVQLLRVDLDARKMDFRLIQEPSAKALRPTKVAGAPEAAAGRQPAVATPAPPVGRKKPRQLAALLGGTAKPEESFDETLDRVFEEQPVFEPGSRAQPPGHAHAKPARKRQATRAPKPKGGAKTTARKAPAKAPRKSKGR encoded by the coding sequence TTGAATCAGCCGACTTATCCGATCCCGAGCCGCGAGGAAATCCTCGGTGTGCTGCGCACTTCGGGGTCTCCGCTGTCTGCCACCGATATCGCTAAGACGCTGTCGGTCACCCGTAAAGAGCACGATGGCTTTATCAAGCGTCTGACCGCCATGGAGCGGGATGGTCAGATCGAACTCAACCGCAAAGGGCGCTACGAATTGGCGCACCAACCCAATTTCATCGAGGGCCGTGTGATTGGCCATCGCGATGGCTTCGGATTCTTCGTCCGTGATGATGGCGAGCCCGACATTTTCCTGCCCGAGCGCGAAATGCAGAAGGCCATGCATGGCGACCGCGCCCTGGTGCGTGCCGTGGGCTACGACCGCCGCGGGCGATCGGAGGGGCAGATCGTCGAGATCCTGCAGCGCGCCAACAAGCGCATCATCGGCCGCCTGCTCTCGGAGAGCGGCACGCTGGTGGTGGCGCCCGAAGACAAGCGTCTGGGCCGCGACATCCTGATTGCGCCCAAGGGGCAAGGTAAGGCGAAGGTTGGCCAGGTGGTGAGCGTGGAGATCCTGGAATATCCGGATCGCTACGTGCAGCCGATCGGTCGCGTGGTCGAAGTCCTGGGCGAGATTGACGATCCTGGCATGGAGATCGAGATCGCCGTGCGCAAGTACGGTGTGCCGCATGAATTCTCCCAGCCGACCCAGCGTGAGGCCGAAGCGCTGCCGGACGCTGTGCGTGATGCCGATTTGGCTGGCCGCATCGACCTGCGTGATGTGCCGCTCGTCACCATTGACGGTGAAGACGCGCGCGACTTCGATGATGCGGTGTATGCCGAGCCCGTGAAGATCGGTCGCAGTAAAGGTTGGCGCCTGATTGTGGCGATTGCCGATGTGTCGCACTACGTGCGGCCCGGACATCCGCTGGATGCCGACGCCATTGATCGTGCCACTTCGGTCTACTTCCCGCGCCGCGTGATTCCGATGCTGCCGGAGAAGCTCTCCAACGGGCTGTGCTCGCTGAATCCGGAAGTGGATCGCCTGTGCATGGTCTGCGACGCGGTCATCAGCGCCAAGGGCGAGATCAAGGCCTACCAGTTCTATCCGGCGGTGATGCACTCGAAGGCGCGTCTGACCTACAACGAGGTCTGGTCGATCCTGTCGAATGTGAAGGGCCCGGAGGCTGCGAAGCGTGCACCGCTGGTGCCGCATCTGCAGGACCTGTACGAGCTGTATCAGACGTTGCTCAAGGCACGCCGCGAGCGTGGTGCGATTGACTTCGATACCACCGAGACGTACATCGTCTGCAACGCGCAGGGCAAGATCGAGCAGATCCTGCCGCGCACGCGCAACGATGCGCACCGGCTGATTGAGGAGTGCATGCTGACGGCCAACGTCTGTGCGGCCGAGATGCTGGAGAAGTACAAACATCCGGCGCTGTACCGCGTGCACGCGGGCCCGACGGAAGAAAAGCTGCAAGCACTGCGCGCCTTCCTGAAGACCAGCGGCCTGACGCTGGGTGGTGGCGACAAACCCCAGGCGTCTGACTACGCGGAGGTGATGGAAAAGATCGCCGCGCGCCCCGATGCGCCGATGCTGCAGACCATGCTGCTGCGCTCGATGCAGCAGGCGGTCTACAGCCCGGACAACATCGGTCACTTTGGTCTGGCGTACCCGGCCTATGCGCACTTCACCAGCCCGATCCGCCGCTATCCGGACTTGCTGGTGCACCGCTCCATCAAGGCGATCCTGCAGCGCACGCGCTATGTGCCGGCGCTGGCGCCGGGCGTGCAGCTGAACAGCGCACTGTCGCCCAAGGCGCGCCGCCTGCAGGCGGAAGCCGAAAAGGGCGTGCCGGCCGCAATCGTCAATAAGGCCAAGGCCGAGGCGATCTGGCATGAGCTGGGTGTGCATTGCTCGGCCAACGAGCGCCGCGCGGACGAGGCCTCGCGCGATGTCGAGGCCTGGCTCAAGTGCTACTTCATGCGCGACAAGCTCGGCAACGAGTTCTCGGGCACGGTCAGTGCGGTCACCTCGTTCGGCATCTTCGTGCAGCTCGACGAGCTGTACGTGGAGGGCCTGGTGCATGTGACCGAACTGGGCAGCGACTACTTCCAGTACGACGAAGCCCGCAACGAGCTGCGCGGCGAGCGTACGGGCATCCGCTACCGCCTGACCGACCGCGTGCGTGTGCAGTTGCTGCGCGTGGATCTGGATGCACGCAAGATGGACTTCCGCCTGATTCAGGAGCCGTCGGCCAAGGCGCTGCGGCCGACGAAGGTGGCAGGGGCACCGGAAGCCGCGGCAGGCCGCCAGCCCGCTGTTGCTACGCCCGCGCCGCCGGTCGGCCGCAAGAAGCCGCGGCAGTTGGCGGCGCTGCTGGGTGGTACGGCCAAGCCGGAGGAATCGTTCGACGAGACGCTCGACCGCGTCTTCGAAGAGCAGCCGGTGTTCGAGCCGGGCTCGCGTGCACAGCCGCCGGGTCATGCGCATGCCAAGCCGGCCCGCAAAAGGCAGGCAACGCGTGCGCCCAAGCCCAAGGGCGGTGCCAAGACCACTGCACGCAAGGCGCCGGCCAAGGCGCCGCGGAAGTCCAAGGGGCGCTGA
- a CDS encoding phosphoribosyltransferase, whose product MNQPINDDSHLWVSWDDYHGLIERLALVVHESGWKFDKILCLARGGLRVGDQLSRIYDLPLAILATSSYREAAGTQQGDLDIAQYITMTRGELSGRVLLVDDLVDSGITLERVGRHLKERYPAVTDVRTAVLWHKACSKIKPDYAVQFLPTNPWIHQPFEEYDTLRPHNLAAWIKRGKARAAGNGEAPAV is encoded by the coding sequence ATGAACCAGCCGATCAACGATGACTCGCACCTGTGGGTGTCCTGGGATGACTATCACGGCTTGATCGAGCGCCTGGCGCTGGTTGTGCATGAGTCGGGCTGGAAGTTCGACAAGATTCTGTGCCTGGCGCGTGGCGGTCTGCGCGTGGGCGATCAACTCTCCCGTATCTATGACCTGCCGCTGGCCATTCTGGCCACCAGCAGCTATCGCGAGGCCGCGGGCACGCAGCAGGGCGATCTCGATATCGCTCAGTACATCACGATGACGCGCGGCGAGCTGTCGGGTCGCGTGCTGCTGGTCGACGATCTGGTGGACTCCGGCATCACGCTTGAGCGCGTGGGGCGCCACCTGAAGGAGCGCTATCCCGCCGTCACCGACGTGCGCACCGCCGTGCTGTGGCACAAGGCATGTTCGAAGATCAAGCCGGATTATGCGGTGCAGTTCCTGCCGACCAACCCGTGGATTCACCAGCCGTTCGAGGAATACGATACGCTGCGCCCGCACAATCTGGCGGCTTGGATCAAGCGCGGCAAGGCGCGTGCGGCTGGCAACGGTGAGGCGCCGGCGGTTTGA
- a CDS encoding adenylosuccinate synthase, with amino-acid sequence MSAPAVSQGRNVVVIGTQWGDEGKGKIVDWLTDHAQGVVRFQGGHNAGHTLIIGGKKTILRLIPSGIMRDGVACYIGNGVVLSPEALFKEIDELESAGVQVQNRLRISEATTLILPYHVAIDKARELKRGAAKIGTTGRGIGPAYEDKVARRALRVQDLFDPAYFAERLRENLDFHNFVLTQYLNHPALDFQQVLDEMLPYGERLAPMVTDVSAELFAVNAAGKNLMFEGAQGTLLDIDHGTYPFVTSSNCVAGNAAAGAGVGPGQLHYILGITKAYCTRVGSGPFPSELYDADNPARQDPTGVRLANVGKEFGSVTGRPRRTGWLDAAALRRAIQINGVSGLCITKLDVLDGLETIKLCVGYKLDGKEVDILPRGSDVVARCQPIYEEFPGWNTSTFGLKEWDALPETAQAYLKRVEEVAGIPIAMISTGPDRDETILLRHPYKD; translated from the coding sequence ATGTCCGCACCAGCAGTGAGCCAAGGACGCAATGTCGTCGTCATCGGCACCCAGTGGGGTGACGAAGGTAAAGGGAAAATCGTCGATTGGCTGACCGATCATGCGCAAGGCGTGGTTCGTTTCCAGGGCGGACATAACGCAGGCCATACCCTCATCATCGGCGGCAAGAAGACGATCCTGCGTCTGATCCCGTCGGGCATCATGCGCGATGGCGTCGCATGCTACATCGGTAACGGTGTGGTGCTCTCGCCCGAGGCGCTGTTCAAGGAAATCGACGAGCTGGAGTCGGCCGGCGTGCAGGTGCAGAACCGCCTGCGCATCTCGGAAGCGACCACGCTCATCCTCCCGTACCACGTTGCCATCGACAAGGCGCGCGAACTCAAGCGCGGTGCTGCCAAGATCGGTACGACCGGTCGCGGCATCGGCCCGGCGTACGAAGACAAGGTCGCTCGCCGTGCGCTGCGCGTGCAGGATCTGTTCGATCCGGCCTACTTTGCCGAGCGCCTGCGCGAGAACCTGGACTTCCACAACTTCGTCCTGACGCAATACCTGAACCACCCGGCGCTGGACTTCCAGCAAGTGCTGGACGAGATGCTGCCGTACGGCGAGCGCCTTGCGCCGATGGTGACGGACGTGTCGGCTGAACTGTTCGCCGTGAATGCCGCGGGCAAGAACCTGATGTTCGAAGGCGCGCAAGGCACGCTGCTCGACATCGACCACGGCACTTATCCGTTCGTCACGTCGAGCAACTGCGTGGCTGGCAATGCGGCTGCCGGTGCGGGCGTGGGTCCGGGCCAACTGCACTACATCCTGGGTATCACCAAGGCGTACTGCACGCGCGTGGGCTCCGGCCCGTTCCCGAGCGAGCTGTACGACGCAGATAACCCTGCTCGTCAGGATCCGACCGGCGTGCGGCTGGCTAACGTTGGCAAGGAATTCGGTTCGGTCACGGGCCGTCCGCGCCGCACTGGCTGGCTGGATGCTGCCGCTCTGCGCCGTGCGATTCAGATCAACGGCGTGTCAGGCTTGTGCATCACCAAGCTCGACGTGCTCGATGGCCTCGAAACCATCAAGCTGTGCGTTGGCTACAAGCTCGACGGCAAGGAAGTCGACATCCTGCCGCGCGGCTCTGACGTCGTGGCGCGCTGCCAGCCGATCTATGAAGAGTTTCCCGGCTGGAACACGTCGACCTTCGGCCTGAAGGAGTGGGACGCACTGCCCGAGACCGCCCAGGCGTATCTCAAGCGCGTGGAAGAGGTGGCCGGCATCCCGATCGCCATGATCTCGACCGGCCCGGACCGCGACGAGACCATCCTGCTGCGTCATCCGTACAAGGACTGA
- a CDS encoding ATP phosphoribosyltransferase regulatory subunit, with the protein MPTNWLLPESIADVLPSEARKIEELRRRMLDLFRTYGYELVMPPMLEYIESLLSGTGHDLDLKTFKLVDQLSGRTIGLRADITPQVARIDAHLLNRSGVTRLCYAGSVLHTRPSGFHVTREPLQIGAEIYGHAGLEADLEIQELMLAALSAAGLADVRLDLCHVGVLAALLEQAPVALSVQDELFTALASKDVPALRALTADLPAAQRDAINLLPSLYGGVDVLARARAQLPALPAIGRALDDLSTLAERAGGAAVNIDLADLRGYHYHSGVMFTAYVAGVPNAVARGGRYDKVGEAFGRARPATGFSLDLREVAGISPVEARAAAIHAPWSGDAKLREAIAALRAAGEIVIQSLPGHPEDLEEFAYDRQLVEEGGRWIVKPRNASV; encoded by the coding sequence ATGCCGACGAATTGGCTGCTGCCTGAATCCATTGCCGACGTGCTGCCTTCCGAGGCGCGCAAGATTGAAGAGCTGCGCCGCCGCATGCTCGACCTGTTCCGCACCTACGGCTACGAACTGGTCATGCCGCCGATGCTGGAATACATCGAGTCGCTGCTCTCCGGCACCGGCCATGACCTGGATCTGAAGACCTTCAAGCTGGTCGATCAGCTCTCCGGCCGGACCATCGGCCTGCGTGCCGACATCACGCCCCAAGTCGCCCGCATTGATGCCCACCTGCTGAATCGCTCCGGGGTGACGCGCCTGTGCTATGCCGGCTCGGTATTGCACACGCGTCCAAGTGGCTTTCACGTCACGCGTGAGCCGTTGCAGATTGGTGCCGAAATCTACGGCCACGCCGGTCTGGAAGCCGATCTGGAGATCCAGGAACTCATGCTCGCGGCGTTGTCGGCGGCAGGCTTGGCAGATGTGCGCCTCGACCTGTGCCATGTTGGCGTGTTGGCAGCTCTGCTGGAGCAGGCGCCGGTCGCGCTGAGCGTGCAGGATGAACTGTTCACCGCATTGGCGTCCAAGGACGTCCCAGCGCTGCGGGCGTTGACGGCCGACCTGCCCGCAGCTCAGCGCGATGCGATCAACCTGCTGCCGTCGCTGTACGGTGGTGTCGATGTGCTCGCTCGTGCCCGTGCGCAACTGCCGGCGCTGCCCGCCATCGGTCGCGCTCTGGATGATCTCTCCACGCTGGCCGAGCGCGCTGGAGGTGCCGCGGTCAACATCGACCTGGCCGATTTGCGTGGCTACCACTACCACAGCGGTGTGATGTTCACGGCCTACGTGGCTGGCGTGCCCAATGCGGTGGCGCGAGGTGGTCGTTACGACAAGGTCGGCGAGGCCTTCGGTCGCGCCCGCCCGGCGACCGGCTTTTCGCTGGATCTGCGTGAGGTCGCTGGCATTTCTCCGGTGGAGGCGCGTGCTGCCGCCATCCACGCCCCGTGGTCGGGTGATGCCAAGCTGCGTGAGGCGATTGCCGCCCTGCGCGCCGCCGGTGAAATCGTCATCCAGTCGCTGCCGGGCCATCCGGAAGATCTGGAGGAATTCGCCTACGATCGCCAGCTTGTAGAAGAGGGCGGTCGCTGGATCGTTAAGCCCCGCAACGCTTCAGTCTGA
- a CDS encoding DUF2065 domain-containing protein, with amino-acid sequence MEESLPTVLLAACALVLVFEGILPFVAPQAWRRAFQAMTELPDEKLRVIGLVSMAVGLILLRLLHH; translated from the coding sequence ATGGAAGAGTCACTCCCCACCGTTTTGCTGGCCGCGTGCGCGCTGGTGCTCGTGTTCGAGGGCATCCTGCCGTTTGTCGCGCCGCAGGCCTGGCGCCGTGCCTTCCAGGCGATGACCGAGCTACCCGACGAGAAGCTGCGTGTGATCGGGCTGGTGTCAATGGCGGTGGGGCTGATCCTGTTGCGCCTGCTGCATCACTGA
- the hflC gene encoding protease modulator HflC — translation MNRLISALVALVIALAVFSSVVFVVDQRQYAVVFAFGEIKQVIKEPGLHFKLPPPLQNVVFMDKRLQTIDVAGADRFITAEKKNLLVDWFVKWKIADPRLFYVSFKGDNRLAQDSMTQKINSIARDEFARRTVSDVVSTDREAAMQSILKGVQEYGKSVGVDIIDVRLKRVDLLASVTESVYRRMEAERKRVANELRSTGAAEGEKIRADADRQREVVLADAYRDAQKIKGEGDARAADIYADAFGRDPQFAAFWRSMEAYRASFRDRKDVMVLQPNSDFFKFMRSPNGGGSAAAPAAAQSGRHR, via the coding sequence ATGAATCGTCTGATTTCCGCCCTCGTGGCGCTGGTAATTGCCCTGGCGGTGTTCTCGTCGGTGGTGTTCGTGGTGGACCAGCGGCAGTACGCCGTGGTGTTCGCTTTTGGTGAGATCAAGCAAGTCATCAAGGAGCCGGGGCTGCACTTCAAGCTGCCGCCGCCGCTGCAGAACGTCGTGTTCATGGACAAGCGCCTGCAGACCATTGATGTGGCCGGTGCTGACCGCTTCATCACAGCAGAGAAGAAAAACCTGCTGGTCGACTGGTTCGTGAAGTGGAAGATTGCTGATCCGCGCTTGTTCTATGTGAGCTTCAAGGGCGACAACCGCCTCGCACAGGACAGCATGACGCAGAAGATCAACTCCATCGCCCGCGATGAGTTTGCGCGCCGTACCGTCTCCGACGTGGTTTCCACGGATCGCGAAGCCGCGATGCAGAGCATCCTCAAGGGTGTGCAGGAGTACGGCAAGTCGGTGGGCGTGGACATCATCGACGTGCGCCTGAAGCGCGTGGACCTGCTGGCCAGCGTGACGGAGTCGGTCTACCGCCGCATGGAAGCCGAGCGCAAGCGTGTGGCCAACGAGCTACGTTCGACCGGTGCCGCCGAGGGTGAAAAGATCCGCGCCGATGCCGATCGTCAACGTGAAGTCGTGCTGGCCGATGCCTACCGCGATGCGCAGAAGATCAAGGGTGAGGGCGATGCCCGCGCCGCAGATATCTACGCCGATGCGTTTGGACGCGATCCGCAGTTCGCCGCGTTCTGGCGCAGTATGGAAGCCTACCGCGCGTCGTTCCGCGATCGTAAGGACGTGATGGTCCTGCAGCCGAACAGCGATTTCTTCAAGTTCATGCGCAGCCCGAACGGCGGTGGTTCGGCGGCAGCACCAGCGGCTGCCCAGTCGGGGCGACATCGCTAG
- the hflK gene encoding FtsH protease activity modulator HflK, whose translation MPEISTQSSSIASPRPVLGMWHRLRVLLSLNDPRWGRGDDNAERENKDEPKRQSKPPQDGPPDLDELWRDFNRRLNNLFGRKEGGDGGNGGPTPLRPSGGRGGSGLGVGVLLAVLVGLWLASGFFIIQEGQTGVILQFGRFKYLATPGINWRLPYPIQSHEIVNLSGVRTLEIGRTTQIKDTNLKDSSMLTQDENIVDVRFSVQYNIEDPVKYLFFNRTDRGGDEELVTQAAETSVREIVGRNKMDSVLYEGRDAVGRNLAESIQRILAAYNTGIRILSVNVQSVQPPEQVQAAFDDVTKAGQDRERAISEGQAYANDVVPRAKGTAARLMEEAQGYKARVTARAEGDAARFASVQREYAKAPQVTRDRIYLETMQDIYANANKVLVDQNGNGNLLYLPLDKLIAQTQGDASRPATAPGASPQDSGSAQGVPTPSNPSSMSDADSRSREALRNRDRDSR comes from the coding sequence ATGCCCGAGATTTCGACCCAGTCTTCTTCCATAGCCTCGCCCCGTCCAGTGCTGGGCATGTGGCACCGCTTGCGCGTGCTGCTTTCACTGAACGATCCACGCTGGGGTCGCGGCGACGACAATGCCGAGCGCGAAAACAAGGATGAGCCGAAGCGCCAAAGCAAGCCGCCCCAGGATGGTCCGCCCGACCTCGACGAGTTGTGGCGCGACTTCAACCGCCGCCTGAACAACCTGTTCGGCCGCAAGGAAGGTGGCGATGGCGGTAATGGTGGCCCGACGCCGCTGCGCCCCAGTGGTGGTCGCGGTGGTTCCGGCCTTGGCGTTGGTGTACTGCTGGCGGTGCTGGTGGGGCTGTGGCTGGCCAGCGGCTTCTTCATCATTCAGGAAGGCCAGACCGGTGTGATCCTGCAATTTGGCCGCTTCAAGTATTTGGCCACGCCGGGTATCAACTGGCGCTTGCCGTATCCGATCCAATCGCACGAGATCGTCAACCTGTCGGGCGTGCGTACGCTGGAAATCGGCCGCACCACGCAGATCAAAGACACGAACCTGAAGGATTCGTCGATGCTCACGCAGGACGAGAACATCGTCGACGTGCGCTTCTCGGTCCAATACAACATTGAGGATCCGGTCAAGTATCTCTTCTTCAACCGCACGGATCGTGGCGGCGATGAAGAGCTCGTCACGCAGGCCGCCGAAACCTCTGTGCGTGAGATTGTCGGCCGCAACAAGATGGATTCCGTGCTTTACGAAGGGCGCGACGCCGTCGGCCGCAACTTGGCAGAGTCGATTCAGCGCATCCTTGCGGCCTACAACACCGGTATCCGCATCCTCAGCGTCAACGTGCAGAGCGTGCAGCCGCCCGAGCAGGTGCAGGCCGCGTTCGATGACGTGACCAAGGCAGGCCAAGACCGCGAACGCGCGATCTCCGAAGGTCAGGCCTATGCCAACGACGTGGTGCCGCGTGCCAAGGGTACGGCTGCCCGCCTGATGGAAGAAGCGCAGGGCTACAAGGCGCGTGTCACGGCACGTGCGGAAGGTGATGCGGCTCGCTTTGCCTCTGTGCAGCGCGAGTACGCGAAAGCACCGCAGGTCACACGTGACCGTATCTATCTGGAGACCATGCAGGACATCTACGCCAACGCAAACAAGGTGCTGGTCGACCAAAATGGCAACGGCAATCTGCTGTACCTGCCGCTGGACAAGCTGATCGCGCAGACGCAGGGCGATGCTTCTCGCCCAGCAACAGCTCCCGGCGCTTCGCCGCAGGACAGCGGTTCGGCGCAAGGCGTGCCCACGCCCTCCAACCCGTCGTCGATGAGTGACGCAGACTCGCGCTCGCGCGAGGCGCTGCGTAACCGCGATCGCGATTCCCGCTAA